The genomic interval GCGAATGTTGAACGGTTCGGGGCCGCAACGCGTTCTCAGCTTTGCCACAGCACGGCAAAGACCGTCTGTGCCCTGTCCGATGCGCCGGCCGCCCGCGGCGGCGCGTGGAGGGGCCCAACGATACGGAGGAACACCATGCGCGCCATCAAGCTGATCCCGGTTCTCGGCCTGCTCGCCCTCGGCCTCGCAGCCTGCAAGGACGAGAAGAAGGACACCACGGGCACGACCACGCCTCCGGCCAACACCACGACCACCGCCCCCGCGACGCCGCCCGCAACCCCGCCGGCCGCCGGCCAGACCACGGCGCCGACCAACCCGCCCGCGACCAACAAGCCCGCCGGGCAGCCGTAGTTCTCAGGGGATTTCCGACATCGCCCGCTCGGTGATCGGGCGGCATGACAGGAGGAAGGCTCGCCGGGAGGCGGGCCTTCTTGCGTTCGGGGCCTGCCGCACGACGCGCTTGACAGCTGCCGTCTCATGAAACATGTAAAGTTACATGAGACGGGACAGCAAGCTTTCGGGCGTCCTCCACGTGCTTCTGCACATGGCCGAGATCGAGGGGCCGGTGACCTCCGAGTTCCTGGCCGGCGTGATGCAGACCAATCCCGTCGTGGTCCGTCGCATCATGGCGGGCCTGCGCGACCGGGGTTACGTCCGCTCGGAGAAGGGGCATGGCGGCGGCTGGCGGATCGCCTGCGATTTCGGGGCCGTCACCCTGCGCGACATCTACGACGCGCTCGGCGCCCCCGAAATCTTCGCCATGGGCAACCGCAGCGAGGCGCCCGGCTGCCTCGTCGAACAGGCGGTCAATGCCGCCATGGACGAGAGCTTCCGCGAGGCGGAGGCGCTTCTAATGGCGCAGCTCGGGCGGATCACGCTGGCCGCGCTCAGCGCCGACTTCCATGCCCGCCTCGCGGCGCGCGGCGGCGACTTCAACCCGGAGACGGCCCATGCGGTATGATGCGATCATCGTCGGCGGCAGCTTCGCCGGCCTCTCCGCGGCGCTCTACATCGCCCGAGGGCGCCGGAAGGTCTGCGTCGTCGATGCCGGCGCGCCCCGCAACCGGTTTGCCGCCGCCTCGCACGGCGTCTTCGCGCAGGACGGCGAGAATCCGCTGGCGATGATCGCGACGGCCCGCGCGCAACTCGCGGGCTACCCGAACGCCACCTTCGTCACGGGGGAGGCGGTGTCGGCGCGAGCCGCAGGCGACGGCTTTGCCGTCTCGCTGGCCGGGGGACAGCGCCTCGCGGCGTCCAAGCTCGTCCTTGCCTTCGGCATCAGCGATATCCTGCCCGATCTTCCCGGTCTGGCGGAGCGCTGGGGCGCGAGCGTGCTGCACTGCCCCTATTGCCACGGCTTCGAGTTTTCCGGGCGCGTCCTCGGCGTGCTGTCGGCCGGCGCCG from Methylobacterium sp. AMS5 carries:
- a CDS encoding Rrf2 family transcriptional regulator, with the translated sequence MRRDSKLSGVLHVLLHMAEIEGPVTSEFLAGVMQTNPVVVRRIMAGLRDRGYVRSEKGHGGGWRIACDFGAVTLRDIYDALGAPEIFAMGNRSEAPGCLVEQAVNAAMDESFREAEALLMAQLGRITLAALSADFHARLAARGGDFNPETAHAV
- a CDS encoding NAD(P)/FAD-dependent oxidoreductase, translating into MRYDAIIVGGSFAGLSAALYIARGRRKVCVVDAGAPRNRFAAASHGVFAQDGENPLAMIATARAQLAGYPNATFVTGEAVSARAAGDGFAVSLAGGQRLAASKLVLAFGISDILPDLPGLAERWGASVLHCPYCHGFEFSGRVLGVLSAGAVSVHQAELVAEWGPTTLFLNGHPAPDAEACARLAARNVGIEPGPIRALAGEGRALSALVLADGRTLPLEALFVGPRYRLNSPLAEQLGCAVDEGMLGPVIRTDAMKETTVPGVYAAGDAARSPHSVAWASADGVTAGVALHQTLVFPRLAA